CCTTTGATTTACGAAGATGACACTGCTTTCCTTACAGACAAGCTCAATTGCTGGAACAACATATGGCCTCTTTATTCGGAACGACAGCAGACGATGGCATGCCTAGTGCAGAACAATTCAGTTTAGGTCTACAAAAAATAGCAGGTTAATTGAacacgaaaattttgttttaaaaaaatgaactcGACTAAATTGTCTTCAATTTTTCGGTCTTTTGCAGAAGCCACTTCAATGGCGATGAGTGGAGACGGTATTGAGACAGCCGAACCTCAATTTGTGGACAGTATAACACAAGCAATTCAAGTAAGTGATCCGttgaaaaaaacgattttttcatATCAGGTTCGTGATTGTTATTTCTGTTGCAACAGGGCCTGAGGGAAGGTACAGAGAATTTAAATGCCTCAATGCCACCGGCCGATTTGGCAGGAATGTTCTCGGGACTACAAATGAACGATGTAAGCTGTCGATGTTGTTTTTTCAATAGCAAATCAAATTAACACAATTCAAACTGTAGGAAGGCGGCGACAATCCATTTTTACCGTTTGTGCAAGGTATGATGCAAAGTTTATTGTCAGCGGAGGTGTTGTTACCAAGTTTAAACGAATTACTTGAGAAGTATCCCGTGTGGCTGGCTGAAAACGGTGACAAGATCGATCCAGCTGATAAGGAGAGGTAAGCCTAAAACTATTGGTAGTCTGAAAGCCACTGAAGTAGCACGGACGGGTCTCTTCAGTTCTTCATCAGTATACGAATTGGAGGAAGATCTACGATTTTTGGTTCAATTCCATAGAATCAGTCGAGTGTGTTCCAATCTTACGTGCTATCGACTCAAGCAGTGGTAGATGATGATAATTTGTAAATCTCGATGATGAACTGAGAATGTCATGTGCCCACGTTCATTTGAATCGCTACTATGCATAAAGCCGCTGACCACAATTCTTGAACTCCACAGATACATGAAGCAGCAGGAACTGTTCAAAGTAATTTGCGCCGATCTCGAGCAGGAGAAACCAAACGATTCGGCCGAGGTGAAATCGGATCGATTCAAAAAAGTGCTGGACAATATGAAAAAGGTAAAACTGAAGTTCCCATTCATTCCAAGGAAATGTGTCCGTGATCCACAAGATGCGATAATTAAATGTTTCTCATTTCAGCTTCACGATTACGGCCAACCACCCGCAGAGCTTGTTGATGCTGGCGTAGATATGCCACAGTTACCTCCGATGGGCGATCCGTCGTCACAATGTCCCATGATGTAGATATATTCATCGAGGCCATCATCACGTTTCATAGTTCACCGGAGCCACTCATTTGTCTTTCGATTGTTACAAAACGTTAATTTTAGGCGGGAAGAACAGTATAGCATGTAATGATATTAAGGGGCAGGGCAGGGGGCATTATGTTTGGTATTATTTGACTGCAGCAATTAGTCGAGTTTCTTTTGACAGTCAGCTTTTAATAATTCGACGGGTGAGAGAAATGATGGAcaagaaatttgtatttaaaaatgaaacgaaagagtaaaaatacatttgtaAACGGACGCTGCGCGCACAcctattttattcaaatttgtaaaCCGATGACCGTTGTTTGGCGCGTACAAAATTCAGTTCCGTTTCCATCAACCATTTTGCTAAAAGTTGTAGCGCACATAGCGCTACGGTTGTGGTCTCGATGATCACAAAATGTGATATGGAGGTGCCGATTTGCAGCCAGGAACCTTTATTCGTTACGAGAAACAAAAAGTGGATGCCCATGATGTTGCAAATGGACAATATGGCGAGGAAAATTCGATCCATTGGAAGCTGCAAATGAATGACGAAAGTTTGTTATGGTGTCAGTGATTTTGAGGATTTCTATTTGCGGTCTCAACCTTATACGCTGCATAAACGCCAGTAAATGCACAAACGACCAGTATTAATGGTATGACCAATTTAATTACGACCAGAACGCTCATCAGAGCTCTCGCAAACACGGCAACAAAGCAACGCACACTGTTCGGATCGAATGAACTGATCGAGGCGAAATTACCCGTTCCGAAAAATGCCAGCATCACGTACAGCATCTGTAGAGGTTTCGGTTaaggaaattttgttttctttatggGACGCTTGGACTTCAAACAGTTAGAAATAAAAAGGATACGAAAGTGAAGGCATTCGTGTACGTGTTCGGCTCCGAACGTTTCGTCATATTTGTCTGAAAAATATTCGATGAATTGGGCGGCTTATCGTTCACAGATATCCAAACTTACAAAACTTTGGTTCTCATTGACCGTCCCCTGATGCATTTCAACGAAATATTCCAAATTCAGTGACAAAACCAGTAGGAATATCGGTTCGTATGACAATGACATCAACAGATACGGAATACTTAGTCCATCAATTACCGCCTCCAGTCGACGCTCAGTCGTTTGTAGTAGCGGTAATGTAAACGCACTGACTGTAAGGAATTCAGTTTTAAATTGATGTTTGTCGTAAAGTAAATTTTGTCCCTAACTTACTCAGACATATCCACGATACTATCTGGCATACGATGTTCAGACCGGTGCTGAAGTGGACAATAAGTAAGCATGATGATGCCGCAGTGAATGTTATGAGATGGCACATCTTATAAAAGTTGTAGTTCTGATACAGTGAGTGGCACAATCTTATTGACCAAAGGACAATTcctgaaattctaaaaattcgaatttagtCTCCAGATATCTGGATGTGGTCACAATTGCctattaaaaatcttagaaacaaaaaatatttacaaaagttCCGTGCTGTGATTGTCATTGTTTCCAACGATAGGTAGCAGAGGAAACACGGACAGAATAATGTTCGTCAACAGCCACTTCTTATTGACTAGGCAAAACCGTTTTCGATCATCTAAAAATCACGAAACAATTCAGAGTTCAACATCCACTGAACGATCCAACTAAACAAACCATTTGAAATCACAATGTAGATAGGCACGAGCACCAGAAGAACACTAACGACGTGCCGATAGAAAAATGTCCACACCTACGGtagaaacagaaacaaaaaatttgagtcGAAATCTCGAGAAGTAACTGGAAATTGCAAATCTATACCAAAGACTCCACAGCTGCGATTAAAACGAAAACTCGAATGTCTTTTACAACATTCAGTATTGATGTAAAAGATATCGGTAGCCAACATACAAATGGGGCACAGAATATTAGCGCTGTTGATATTGACAGACTTTGACCTGGAAGTTAGACGAGGAATGAGTTCACTGTTAGGACCCAAGCATAAAAATACTAACAGTAACCGAACACTAGCACGAGGAATAGACCAAACAATGCGACGTTGCTGTAGCTTCTGTTAATCTGTAAGTTTACATCAAGGACGTTTTTACTACTGGTCCGCAGAGGTGCTTGCACCAAATAGCAAATCCAAGCAATCATGGATAGAGCGACGGCTGTTAACAGCCAATACTGATAATAGGACTGGAAAAATTCCACTCCATTTAGCGATTgttccaaaaaatgtttacttcgTTGGATCTGTTCGGAAGCAAtgtattcaatttcaaatatttccttGCACAAAGCTTCTTACCGCTTCGTCATATTTTCCGGCATCTAAAAGCCTATTGATTTGGATCTCTGCCGATGTCATATGACTACCATCGAATGTGTGGTAGTCGTTCAAGTACTTGCTTAACGAGCCCGTCAAGAACTCGTTCCTCAAGTGTTTGTATTGTTCGGCTATTTGTAGAGCGTTGTGGAACATTGCTTTTGCTGTGTAAGACTACAAGCAAAAggtattttgtattttgtactATAAGTCCCGATTCATCCGCCCTCCGAATCCTTACCGCCGATACATTTAAATATTCCAGTGGCAATTGACCATAACTGTTAACTGGTACCGGTATGCCCAGTAATGTTGCCATCAATGGAGCAAtatcaatttgatttatatCAAAACGCGGAACTCTATTTGATCCTATAATACTGTGTAATTGATCCGTAGTCGCAGTCGGCTTCTCGGTATGTTTGGGAATGCCTGCTCCCCAAGCAACTATCGGAGTTTGTGTTTCGTAGTCATCTCCATCACCGTGTGAACCTTGGTAAAATCAAGCATAGTTACCGATTATTTATTGAGTATCGAAGCTCAAAAATCACCTCTGTCAGTCATTCCGTGATCAGCGGTAAATATAAATGCAGTTCGATCGTCAGGAAAGACCTCATTGAATAATTTGTTAATCCTTTCGACTCCTTGATCGACAGCTATTAGATTGTCATTGAACaatctgaaaatttgtgtCATTACAGACAGTTGAGTACCATATGCCGGAATAAAATGCTCTCTCGTACTCACTTTGTATTGGGCTTGTGTGTGTGACCGGCCGTATCCAGCCCCAACAAATGGAGAAAGTAAACCGTTTCGTTATCCGATTGTAATTGCTCCCGACGAGCGTTAACAAATCGTTCAACATTATCGAATACCCAGGTGTCCAGCGCCGTTGTACTATGACTACCGGAGAAATCTTGCATGACTTTGTCGTAAGAAAACGTTCTCATATTCCGATTGTTcgatttcatttcgaaaatggttaaaatgtCTGGACTTCCCCACGCATAGGTTGTCTAATATGTGAATAGAGTTGAATGAACTAATTGAATTTGAGTATTTTGAGCACTTTACATCACTTCTATTGAACACCGAATCGAAATCGACCGGATTCTCTTGCCAGCCTTTGAATAGAGCACTTGGATCTTCGTACATTCCTAATTTACAATAGAGACGCGCTTCGATCAATTGATTCTAATAGTAAATGTTGTGCATTACACTGACCTGCAATTAGAGCGACATGTCCGGTACGCGATTCTGTTGGTACTCCCGTGTGTGAAATGCCATGAATACCCTCATTTAATACAATGTTCCTCAAAAACTTTGTGTTAGCACATCCGTTTCGGTAAAATGATTCAGCCCTCAGTCCATCGGCTGAAAATAGTACCAGCCTACAGGTGATGCAAGTGATAAATGATTCGATTTGAATGTATAGAAAGTTCAATGGTATGTACCTTCTAGCCGGTGGATCAAGGATTTTTTTCTGATGCTGAAGGCCAGTAATGATTGGTGATTGGAAGTATATGACAAAAATTGAGACTAGGAATAGTAGGTGTAGAACACCGCCGAGTAGAATGAGTTTTAACATTTCGGGAATCGTTTTTTGTTCACTGATGCTTTTCACTGAGTTAAGGCACACATTCATGGGCGGCTTCAATCAACAGAATTATAAAAGTCGCTCAAGAAATCCCATTATTCTTACACAATGTTactattcaacattttaacaaTGAAACAACGGAGTTTCACTAAATGAAtcacacaaaaagaaaattgtttatctCTGAAGATTTGTATGTGTTCATTGTTGTGTCAATCGATCAGATGTTCGAGTAAAATGTCATTGTGACAACACAACATGATGACAAGAGTGATGATTATGAATGAGCCAACCTAAACACATACATATATGCACACCGGCTCTATGGAGGTTCGTTAGTACACTACACATAGTGTTGTCAGTTGGTTAGTTGGTTAGTGACAAGAATTTGGATCATTTTTCAtggacaaaagaaaatttgtaaaattttgtaggtTAACAAAGGAAAAACGTCTTTTAAAAGCCAACGGCCAGTGTAGCTACTAATAAACTAGGCCCCATcttttggatgggtcagatcccttgactgactgactaaTTTTTtcaagaagatttttgtaatccgagcaaaaaaaatcactaaaaGTTATATAAAAGTACAAGGGTATGCATCCGGTAGCAAAGTTTAGCTTAGAGATTCTTATTCCCTTTACTTAAATACCACAGATTCTCAATCCACATAAAAAACTTCGTTCATATCACGTTCTTCAAAATGGCTCATACgtattttcagtacttcagaggcatcgatgctttgctgaaaagtatacatttgggtgatttttaaatactgtcttttgatgatatctttccaccagaatcatttttcaagtatgtacgactgcaataacgaccacgaattgTTAGCTTTCACCATAAaactctctctagcaaccaaactctcaattctctgtgtcaaattcacaccttatttctttgtattttacaaacactattctacattttgaataactacgctgtaatttacatgtaaaggctacttgattcttttaccaccttaataaaagtagtttgtttgctcGAGAGagtttggttgtagcagtttgaccaaccATGAGAAAACtaagcagtttatgaaaatttcgttacactGCTCACTTTTTTTAGAGGTGgtatagtacattacgttaCAAGGGAGATACTTTCCGAGTGACGTATATAGTTTTACATGCTTGCTAAGCAGGGCGAAAgtaagaaatgtcaaattcaaggggcgaaagcgatagctttcgccccgtgggtttacatttctttttcgCCCCGCTTAGCAAGCatgtaaagttttttttcatgcttcggggccgaaaatgagggcaatttttcgaattttctcgggtttccggccctctgcatgaaaactcacatgtgcacctgtttgggacggttgatttaaggcactttcgcttgtagac
This region of Bradysia coprophila strain Holo2 chromosome IV, BU_Bcop_v1, whole genome shotgun sequence genomic DNA includes:
- the LOC119085940 gene encoding peroxisomal biogenesis factor 19, whose translation is MSSDKEKQASKSNDKELDDLLDSVLEDFDKTKDATVTVPTTGSVPDEDLLPNDEMMMKQAQLLEQHMASLFGTTADDGMPSAEQFSLGLQKIAEATSMAMSGDGIETAEPQFVDSITQAIQGLREGTENLNASMPPADLAGMFSGLQMNDEGGDNPFLPFVQGMMQSLLSAEVLLPSLNELLEKYPVWLAENGDKIDPADKERYMKQQELFKVICADLEQEKPNDSAEVKSDRFKKVLDNMKKLHDYGQPPAELVDAGVDMPQLPPMGDPSSQCPMM
- the LOC119085938 gene encoding GPI ethanolamine phosphate transferase 1 — encoded protein: MNVCLNSVKSISEQKTIPEMLKLILLGGVLHLLFLVSIFVIYFQSPIITGLQHQKKILDPPARRLVLFSADGLRAESFYRNGCANTKFLRNIVLNEGIHGISHTGVPTESRTGHVALIAGMYEDPSALFKGWQENPVDFDSVFNRSDTTYAWGSPDILTIFEMKSNNRNMRTFSYDKVMQDFSGSHSTTALDTWVFDNVERFVNARREQLQSDNETVYFLHLLGLDTAGHTHKPNTKLFNDNLIAVDQGVERINKLFNEVFPDDRTAFIFTADHGMTDRGSHGDGDDYETQTPIVAWGAGIPKHTEKPTATTDQLHSIIGSNRVPRFDINQIDIAPLMATLLGIPVPVNSYGQLPLEYLNVSASYTAKAMFHNALQIAEQYKHLRNEFLTGSLSKYLNDYHTFDGSHMTSAEIQINRLLDAGKYDEAIQRSKHFLEQSLNGVEFFQSYYQYWLLTAVALSMIAWICYLVQAPLRTSSKNVLDVNLQINRSYSNVALFGLFLVLVFGYCQSLSISTALIFCAPFVCWLPISFTSILNVVKDIRVFVLIAAVESLVWTFFYRHVVSVLLVLVPIYIVISNDDRKRFCLVNKKWLLTNIILSVFPLLPIVGNNDNHSTELLISGIVLWSIRLCHSLYQNYNFYKMCHLITFTAASSCLLIVHFSTGLNIVCQIVSWICLISAFTLPLLQTTERRLEAVIDGLSIPYLLMSLSYEPIFLLVLSLNLEYFVEMHQGTVNENQSFTNMTKRSEPNTYTNAFTFMLYVMLAFFGTGNFASISSFDPNSVRCFVAVFARALMSVLVVIKLVIPLILVVCAFTGVYAAYKLPMDRIFLAILSICNIMGIHFLFLVTNKGSWLQIGTSISHFVIIETTTVALCALQLLAKWLMETELNFVRAKQRSSVYKFE